One window from the genome of Bacillus weihaiensis encodes:
- a CDS encoding sulfite exporter TauE/SafE family protein — translation MEWVILFLVGIAAGTVGSLVGLGGGIIVVPILLSMGVYFSVFSKVSPQIAVGTSLLVVMFTGLSSTLTYLKFKKVDVKSGFLFFIGSGPGGIVGAYVNKFFNTSSFLIWFGLFMILISIMLMVKDKVPRRDTSSKRQIERRFIDKEGREYKYGYNRIPAFLISFIVGFISGLFGIGGGALMVPAMILLFMFPPHIAVATSMFIIFLSATISSITHITLGNIHWLYAAILIPGAWLGGRFGAVINSKLKGNTVVNLLRIVLIIAGIKLIYEGFFG, via the coding sequence ATGGAATGGGTCATTTTATTCCTTGTTGGTATTGCTGCTGGTACCGTTGGTAGTTTAGTTGGTCTTGGAGGAGGCATTATTGTTGTTCCTATTCTGTTATCTATGGGAGTTTATTTTTCAGTTTTTTCAAAGGTTTCCCCACAAATAGCAGTTGGAACTTCTTTACTTGTCGTTATGTTCACAGGGTTATCTTCGACTTTAACCTATCTTAAGTTTAAAAAAGTAGATGTGAAAAGCGGATTCCTTTTCTTTATTGGTAGTGGACCGGGTGGAATTGTCGGGGCATATGTGAATAAGTTTTTTAATACCTCTTCTTTTTTGATCTGGTTCGGACTATTTATGATTCTCATTTCCATTATGTTAATGGTTAAGGACAAGGTACCGAGAAGGGATACATCCTCGAAAAGACAGATTGAACGTCGCTTTATTGATAAGGAAGGAAGAGAATATAAGTATGGGTATAATAGGATTCCTGCTTTTCTCATTTCTTTTATTGTGGGTTTTATTTCAGGCTTATTTGGAATTGGTGGAGGGGCGTTAATGGTTCCTGCCATGATCCTGCTATTTATGTTTCCACCTCATATTGCTGTGGCGACATCTATGTTTATTATCTTTTTATCCGCTACAATTAGTTCTATTACACATATCACTTTAGGAAATATTCATTGGTTATATGCAGCCATTCTTATTCCTGGGGCTTGGTTAGGTGGGAGATTTGGAGCAGTCATTAATTCTAAGCTCAA